Below is a genomic region from Roseovarius arcticus.
TACAAAACGGGAAAACCGCCGGGCAAAAAGGAACAGATCCACTTCGACAAGCAATTGCTGCTGGAGGCAGCCATCGCCCAGCGCGCTGGCTTTGGCGATTTGGCGCCCTGCGATGTGGCCCGTGCGGTCTATATCGGCCTTGGCAGCGAGCCGACAGAAATGCCCGCACCGCTGGAGGACGAGCCAGCCAGCAAGGTTTGGCAGCAGCTGCACGATCTGATCGCCGCCTACCGCGACCTGCGTCAGGGTTATGTTGCGCGCCGCGCGATGCAGGGCAAAAAAGACGCGGGCGACTATGATCAGCTTTCGCGGTTTGGCGAGTGGGACATCACCGATGATCCTGTCCCGCAGGAGATGACATGATGCAGCGCGACGATGCGACACTGGCCCAAATTGCAGCCGCTCAACCGGGCCGCTCCACTTGGCTGGGGGCAAATGCCGGATCGGGCAAGACGCGGGTTCTGACCGATCGGGTGGCACGGCTGCTGCTGAACGATGTCGACCCGCAACATATCCTTTGCCTGACGTATACCAAGGCCGCGGCCAGCGAGATGCAGAACCGTCTGTTCAAGCGGCTGGGCGAATGGGCGATGTTGGATAGCGTCAAGCTGGCATCGGCCCTGCAGGAGCTTGGGATTGAGAGTCGGTTGGACGACGAGGCGCTACGCGGTGCCCGGCGCCTCTTTGCTCGTGCGATCGAGGCACCGGGCGGGCTCAAGATCCAGACGATCCACTCGTTCTGCGCGTCCCTGCTAAGGCGTTTTCCGCTAGAGGCGGGGGTCAGCCCCCAGTTCGTCGAGATGGAGGAGCGAACGGCGCAACTGTTGCGGACCGAAATAGTTGAGCAGATCGGGGCAGGACCGCATGCGGCCAAACTGACGGCGCTGGCGAAATATCACACTGGCGAGACGCTGGACGAGCTAACGCGCGAAATCGCCAGTCGCGCGCCGATGTTCGATGCGCCGCGCACCGAGGCGGGGCTGGCGCATGCGCTGGGTCTGCGCCCCGATGTCAGCCGCCGCAGCGTCGAGGAAGAGGTTTTCCTTGGCGGCGAAACGGGTCTTTTAGGCAAGTTAGTGACTGCTTTAGCATCTGGCAGTCCCAATGATATCAGGGCAGCGGCCAAGCTGCGCCGCATCTCGTGTCTGGATTTTGGTGCGCTTCCGATTTTGGAGGATGTCTTTCTGACCAAATCGGGCAAGGCGCCTTTCACTGTGTCGAGCCGCACGCCAACCAAGCCAACGCGAACCGCGCTTGGCCCCACTATGGACCTCATAGACGCATGGATGCACCGTGTTCAGGATGCGCGCCCCAAACGCGTGGCGCTACAGGCGCTTAACTTAGGCATCGCGCTACAGGATTTCGCTCAAGTGTTCCTACCTGCGTATGCGCGCGCCAAACAGCTGCGTGGCTGGCTGGATTTTGACGATCTGATCCTGCGCGCCCGTGCGCTGCTGACCCGGTCGGATGTGGCGGCATGGGTGCTGTTCCGCCTTGATGGTGGGATTGACCACATTCTGGTGGACGAGGCGCAGGACACCAGCCCGGTCCAATGGCAGGTTATTGACCGCCTCGCGCAGGAATTCACCGCCGGGCAGGGCGCCCGCGACGGCACCGAGCGCACCATCTTCGTTGTTGGCGACAAAAAACAGTCGATCTATTCCTTTCAGGGGGCTGATCCGCGCGAATTCGACCGAATGCAGCGCGATTTTGCCGAGCGGTTGGAGGCGGCAGGAACGCCCCTGCAAAGCCAGCGGCTGGAGCACTCATTTCGCTCGTCCAGCGCCGTCCTTGACGTGGTCGACGCCACATTCAGGGAGCTTGAGGCATCAGGTTTTGCCGCGGATCAGAGCCACATACCGTTTTTTCCTGATATGCCCGGCCGCGTCGATCTGTGGCCGATAAACCCCGAGGCGCCCGAGGCCGAGGCGCCGCCTTGGCATGCGCCCGTCGACATCAAGGCCAAGGACGATCCAAGCGTTATTCTGGCGACGCAAATTGCCGATAACATTGCGCACATGATCGAAACCCGCCAACCGATCCCAGACAAAGGCGGCATGAGGCCAGTGCGCGCGGGCGATTTTCTGATCCTCGTGCAGTCGCGCAGCGATATTTTTCATGAGATCATCAGCGCCTGCAAGGCGCGCAATCTGCCTATAGCAGGGGCCGACCGGATGAAGGTCGCCGCCGAACTGGCGGTCAAGGATCTGGCGGCGGTCCTCTCATTTTTGTCCACACCCGAGGATGATCTGTCGCTCGCCATCGCGCTGCGCTCGCCGCTGATTGGCTGGGACGAGAGGCAGCTCTACGATCTGGCGCAGGGGCGCGCGCGCAAATACCTGTGGGAGGCGCTGCGCAAACGTGCAGCGGAATTCCCCGAGACGATGGAGATCCTGAACGACCTTCGCAATCAGGCAGATTACCTGCGGCCCTATGATTTGATCGAGCGTATTTTGACGCGCCATGACGGGCGCCGCCGGATGCTGGCCCGCCTGGGCGCCGAGGCAGAGGATGGCATTGACGCGCTGCTATCTCAGGCGCTTGCGTATGAGCAAAAGGCGGTCGATAGCCTCACCGGTTTTCTCGTCTGGTTGGAGACCGACGATCTGGAGATCAAGCGCCAGATGGACGCAGCGGGCAACCTGATCCGCGTGATGACAGTGCATGGCGCCAAGGGGCTGGAGGCGCCCATCGTGATCCTGCCAGAGACGGGCAAGCGCAAGAACGATGTGCGAGCGCAGGTGCTGGACGTCGGCGGTGCGCCGCTGTGGCGGGCCAAATCCGGCGTCATTCCAGACGCCCAAAGCGAGGTGATTGACCGGATCAAACTGGCCCAAAGCGCCGAGCGGGACCGCCTGCTATATGTCGCGATGACCCGCGCCGAAAAGTGGCTGATCGTGGCTTCGGCCAAGAAGCCGGGCGATAGCGGGGATAGCTGGTATGAGAAGGTCGCAGCCGGGCTGACGCGCATGGACGCGGTACCCTACCGTATCAACGGCGCCGATGGCCTGCGGCTGGAGCGGGGTGACTGGACAGCCGCGCCGTCAGCCCCGGACCATAGCGCGCCGCCCAAAGTTGCCGTCCTCCCCTCCTACTTCCAAACTCATGCGCCAATTCCAGTGGATACGCCCAAGCCCCGCAGCCCGTCGGACTTGGGCGGTGCCAAGGCGCTGCCGGGCGATACCGGCCTTGTTGAAGAAGCGGCGATGCTGCGAGGCAGCCGCATCCACGCCTTGCTTGAGTTTTTGCCCGCCTTGCCCTCGCATAGCTGGCCCGGCGCTGCCGCGCATATCCTACCGGGCGCCCCCGATCTGGACGCGCTTCTGGACGAGGCGTCGCGCAACATCGCGTCCAAAGATCTGACGGTGCTATGGGGCGCAGGCGCCCTGCCAGAGGTAGGCATCACCGCCGATCTGCCCGGTTTGGGACGCCTTCAGGGCGTGATCGACCGCCTGATTGTGACGGCTGATACGGTGCTGATCGTCGATTTCAAATCGAACGCGCTCGTCCCAGATACGCCTGCGGGCTGCCCAGAGGGCCTTTTGCGCCAGATGGGCGCCTATGCTGCTATGGCCGCGCAGGTCTGGCCCGAAAGGCGGATCGACACCGCTATATTATGGACGCGCGATGCCATCCTTATGCCAATTCCACACGATCTTGTGTCAGACGCGCTCCACCGGGCTGCGGCAACTTGACCTCAGCGGCGCCGCTACTTACGTATCCTTAGAACCCAATTCAGGAGATGACCCATGGCCACAGTTGCCGTCACAGACGATACCTTCGACGCCGAAGTAAAGAATTCCGATATCCCCGTTGTTGTGGATTTCTGGGCAGAATGGTGCGGACCTTGCAAGCAGATCGGCCCGGCACTGGAAGAGCTGTCGAACGAGATGGATGGCAAGATTAAAGTGGTCAAGGTCGACATTGATAGCAATCAGGGCATGGCCAGCAATCTAGGCGTGCGCGGCATTCCGGCGCTGTTCATCTTCAAGAATGGTGAAGTCGTATCGAACCTTTCGGGCGCAAAACCCAAGGCTGCGCTGCAGAAATGGATCGAAGACGCGATCTGATCTTGCTGATCAATTAGATTTAAAAGGGCGCCCAATACGGCGCCCTTTTTGCTGCACCCCGTGGAACTTGCAGTCGGGCCTTGCGGCTTACATATTGCCTGCAGAGGCACAAGGAGTGACAAAATGGCGAGCGAACAATTCCCTGGCTGGCATGGCACCACCATCATCGGCGTGCGTAAGGGCGGCGAAGTGGTTATCGCTGGTGACGGACAGGTCAGCTTGGGCCAGACAGTGATCAAGGGCACCGCCCGCAAGGTGCGACGCCTGAGTCCTGGAGGGATCGACGTGGTCGCTGGCTTTGCCGGGTCAACCGCCGACGCCTTTACACTGCTGGAACGGCTAGAGACCAAGCTGGAGGCGACGCCCGGCCAACTGCAACGCGCTTGCGTCGATCTGGCCAAAGACTGGCGCACCGACAAGTACCTACAGAAGCTGGAAGCGATGCTGATCGTCACAGACGGGCGCGACCTATACGTTATTACCGGCGCCGGCGACGTGCTGGAGCCCGAGCATGACGTGGCCGCAATCGGATCGGGCGGAAACTACGCGCTGGCCGCCGCACGCGGCATGATAGATACGGACCGCGATGCGGAGGCTATTGCCCGTGCCGCCATGGCGATCGCCGCTGATATTTGCGTTTATACCAACGGCAAGCTGACGGTTGAGAAGATTAAGGGCTAAGCCAACATCCGCGAAAGGGACCGCGCCCGATGCCGTCGGACTGGCGCCACGCCATAGCGCCGCTTGCGTTTCCGCCGCTCATGCTTAGGTTTCGTTCAGACCGCAAAAGGAAACCGAATGACCGACCTCACTCCGCGCGAAATTGTCAGCGAACTGGATCGTTTTATCATCGGGCAGAGCGATGCCAAAAGGGCCGTCGCGGTCGCCCTGCGCAGTCGTTGGCGGCGCAGGCAGTTGCCGGACGATCTGCGCGACGAAGTTTATCCGAAAAATATCCTGATGATCGGCCCCACCGGCGTCGGCAAGACCGAGATCAGCCGCCGCTTGGCGAAATTGGCCCGCGCGCCCTTTATCAAGATTGAGGCGACGAAATTTACTGAGGTCGGATATGTCGGCCGCGACGTTGAGCAAATAATCCGCGATCTGGTGGATAGCGCCATTGCCATGATCCGCGAGCAGATGCGCGAGGACGTGACTGCCGCTGCACGTACCGCTGCAGAGGAACGCGTCATCACCGCCATCGCAGGCGAGGATGCCCGCGAGGGCACGCGTGATCTGTTCCGCAAAAAGCTGAAGACTGGCGAGCTGGACGATACAGTGATTGAGCTGGAGTTGGCCGACAATTCCAGTCCGATGGGCATGATGGAAATCCCCGGTCAGCCCGGCGGCGGCCAGATGGGCGGTGTGAACCTTGGCGATATATTCGGCAAGGCGTTCGGCGGTCGCACAGTCAAGCGCAAGATGACCGTGGCCGAAAGCTATGAGACCCTCATCGGCGAGGAGGCCGACAAGCTGCTGGACGACGAGGCAGTCAATCGCGCCGCGCTAGAGGCGGTCGAGCAGAATGGCATCGTTTTTCTGGATGAAATCGACAAAGTCTGCGCCCGCCACGATGCGCGCGGCGGAGAGGTTAGCCGCGAGGGCGTGCAGCGCGATCTGCTACCGTTGATCGAAGGTACCAGCGTCAGCACCAAACACGGCGCGGTCAAAACCGATCATATCCTGTTCATCGCGTCGGGGGCATTCCACATTGCCAAGCCGTCGGACCTGCTGCCCGAGTTGCAAGGTCGCCTGCCCATTCGGGTCGAACTGCGCGCGTTGACCGAAGAGGATTTCGTCCGAATCCTGACCGAAACTGACAACGCCCTGACGCGGCAATACACCGCCCTCATGGGCACCGAGGAGGTTACGGTCGATTTTACCGAGGACGGGATCAGAGCGCTTGCCCACATCGCCGCCGAGGTGAACGCGTCGGTGGAAAATATTGGCGCGCGCCGACTCTATACAGTTATGGAGCGGGTGTTTGAGGAGCTTAGCTTTAACGCCCCCGACCGAGGCGGCGAGTCCGTGACAGTCGATGCCGCCTTCGTCGAAAAGAACTTGGGCGAACTATCTAGATCCGCCGATCTCAGCCGCTATGTGCTTTAAGATGCCAACCGCTTTCTCAGTCTAGCTTCAGATACGGCCAGCTTCTTCACGCGCGCCGCCTGACTTTTGCACGTTGCCGCAATGAGTAGAGTCCCAGCGCACCGGTGTATCACGCATCGGTTTGTTGCTTTTCTTTTTGCGCGTTTCACGCCACCAACAGCGGATGCAAACGCTGACCTTCATACGCGACAATGCACGCTGGCTTGCCGCTGGTGTTTTGCTGACGTTTCTCAGCAGCTTTGGGCAGACCTTCTTTATCTCGATCTTTGCCGGGGAAATCCGCGAGGGGTTTGGTCTTAGCCATGGGCAATGGGGCGGGATCTATTCGCTGGGCACAACCGTGTCGGCAATTGTGATGGTCTGGGCCGGCGGGCTTACAGATATCTTTCGCGTGCGTGCTATTGGGGCGGTCATCCTCGTGATGTTGGCGCTGGCCTGTGTTGCCATGGCATTAAATCCCGTGTGGTGGCTGCTGCCACCCGTGATCTTTGCGTTGCGGTTCACCGGGCAGGGGATGAGCAGCCATATAGCGACCGTCGCCATGGCCCGCTGGTTCATCGCAGCGCGGGGCCGCGCGCTATCAGTCTCTATACTGGGCTTTTCGCTGGGCGAGGCGGTGCTGCCTATCCTCTTTGTCGCGCTCATGCTGGTGATGGACTGGCATCTGCTGTGGCTGGTCGCGGCCGCAATCGCACTCATTGGCGCGCCTATCTTGCTGCTTTTGCTGCGCCAAGAGCGAACTCCGCAAAGCCATGCGCAATCAGGCCAAAGTATGGGGATGGAGGCGCGATACTGGACGCGTAATCAGACATTCCGGCACTGGCTTTTCTGGTTCATGATCCCCTCGCTGCTGGGGCCGTCCGCTTTCAATACCGCCTTCTTCTTTCATCAGGTCCACATCGCCGAGGTTAAATCGTTGTCCCATGTCGAGTTGGTGGCAATGTTCCCGATCTACACCGCCGTTAGCATCGCCGCGATGATGCTCAGCGGTTGGGCGCTGGACAAGGTTGGGACAGCGCGCCTGATACCGTGGATGCAATTACCGATGGTGGCGGCCTTCGTCCTCTTTGCCTATGCGAACGGCACATGGGGGATGCTGGTCGGCTTTCTGTTTCTTGGGATGAACACCGGGATGAACAATACGCTGCCCGCAGCCTTCTGGGCCGAATTCTATGGTACGCGCCATATCGGCTCTATCAAGGCAATGGCAGCGGCGGTCATGGTACTGGGATCAGCCATCGGACCCGGTATTTCAGGGCTGGCGATCGATTTAGGCGTGCGAATCGAGGTGCAGTTTTTGTGGATCGCAGTCTTCTTTGTGATCTCAACAGTGTCCATGGCGATAGGCGTCAACCGCGCCAAGGGTCTGCTACCTGGGGCGCCTTAGATAAACGTAGTAGGCACCGCCACCGCCATGGCGGTTATGCGCGTTCGTGACCTGCATCACGAGGCCCGCGAGCGGCGGAAGGCTTAACCAATGCGGCACGTTATGGCGTAGCACACCCTGCCGCACCGGGATCGGGCCGCCTGCGTCGCTGCGCCGCCCCTTGCCCGTTATGACCAGCACCAGCCGCTTGCCGTCGCTATGGGTGCGCATGATGAAGCCCGATAGCGCCCCATGAGCGCGGTCAACCGTCATTCCGTGCAGGTCGATGCGCGCCTCTGGCGCCAACTTGCCGCGCTTTAGCTTGTCATAGGCCTTGCGATCCATCGTGACAGGCTGCGCCTGCATCCTATCGGTGAGGCCAGGCAGCACGTCATGCGACGGGCCACCGCGCGCCGACGTTTGTCCCACGGTGAAATGCTGGATTGGCGCAGGGCCGACGCGCTCGGGGGGTTCCGGCCGGGCGCCCACAGGAAGCGTGGCCTTGGGGCGGGCCTGCGCAGGGTGTAGCGGCTCGGCTGTGCGGGCAACCTGTCGCCACAGGTCAAGCTCGTCGGGTCTCAGGCGCCTGCGGCTCATCAGATCGCGTCCGGCGCCAGCGCATACGCCCGCTGAATCGGCATAAGAACCAGCATCCGGCCCGAATCGCGCATGCGGCCCGCAATGCGGCCCGCCTCATCACCCGTTCCCATGAAAAGGTCCGCCCGCTGCGCGCCTTTGATCGCCGATCCGGTATCTTGGGCGATCATCAGGCGCCGCACTGGGTCCTCGCCATCCTTTTCGACCCAGACAGGCGCGCCCAGAGTGACAAACGCCGGATCGACCGCCACTGACCTGCCGGCCGTGATGGACCTGTTCATGGCCCCGCGTGGGCCGTTTTCGGGTGCCAAATCATCAATCCGGCGAAAGAAGACATACGAGGGATTAAACAGCAGCAACTCCGCCCCCTCGACGGGGTTTCGCCGGACCCAATTTTTAATAACCTGCGCTGAAACCTGATGGATGTTGTAGACACCGCGTCGCACTAACTCCGCCCCGATAGACCGATAATCATGACCATTCGATCCCCCATATCCGACGCGGATGGTGCGGCCGTCCGGCAAACGCACACGCCCTGACCCTTGGATTTGCAGAAAGAACAGTTCGACCGGGTCATCGACCCACGCTATCTCTAGCCCCCGGTTCTTCATCGTTTCGCCCGTCTCAATCTCGCGGCGGGATATCCACGGATCGTTCGCGAGGGACTCGGGCGGTTCGCGATAGAGGGGATAGCGATAACGCCCGCCAGAGTGTAATGCGCCATTCAATTCAGGCTCAAAATAGCCGGTAAACAGCGCGGGCCGCCCCTCGCTAATCAAGACGGGGCGAAAAAACAGTTCGAAAAAATTGCGCGCGCTTGGGTTTTGCTGCGCAAGCGCACAGAGCGAGCGCCAATCGATATCGTCCATATCAGGACATGTTTCGTTAAAGACACGCAGCGCGCTGGCGTGATCGTCCGCAGCCCAGCCCTCAAGATCGGCAAAATCCACGATGTCATAGCGCGCCTCGGCCAGTGCGGCGGGACCGATAAACGGCACCGCGAGCGCTATGGCAGACAGCGCAGCTCTGATCATTCGCCGGTGGCGACGAGCCGCCAATTGGGGTCGTCCGCGCCCATGCTCCGCTCGAACGTCCAGACGTCCTTTTGGCGCTTGGCCTTGCTCGGCTCGCCCTCGACAATCTCGCCGTCTTTGCCGCGCACCACAGATACCAGCTCGCCTACGAACTTGACCGTTATTTCAGCCACACTGTTCTCAAAGCTGGCATTGGCGAGGGTCATATCACGGATACCGATAAACTCGGCCTCAATGGTCAAGCCTTGTTTCTCGCGATCAGCCACGACCTCGGCAAAGGAGGCATAGACGTCCTCGGACAAGAAATCCTTGACCCCCTCCATATCCCCGCGTTCGAAAGCCATCAGGATCATCTCATACGCGCCGCGCGCACCGCTCAGAAAATCGCCAACGCCGAATGATGGCTCGGCACGCTTCATCTCGGCCAGTGCAGCGGCGGTTTCGCCATCCTCTGGGACGTGGTCGGTAATGTCGCGGTCCGGCCCGCCCTCAATAACCTCAAGTTTATGGGGCCGGGGGGACGGTCCGGTCTTTGAGCTGGGTGCTGGTTCGTGACCGTCACGTGTGCCCAGCACACTCCTCAGCCTGAGGATCAGGAAGACAGCAATGCCGGCGAGAACCAAAAGCTGCAAAATAGGCGAGTTCATGAGTACCTCATCGGGGCAAAGCGTTGAAATCTGCGGGTCTGCAGCCTTATGTAGGGGGCGAGGCTGGCCAAGTCCACCTTGGCGCACGGCAAACCCGAAGGACAAGACCAGATGTGGCTACTCATTGCATTCATGATCATCCCGATTATCGAGATCGGCCTTTTCATTCAGGTCGGCGGGCTGATCGGGTTGTGGCCCACGCTGGCCATTGTAATCCTGACCGCAATCTTGGGGACGTGGCTGGTAAGAACGCAAGGTGCGCTGGCCCTGAGTGAGCTACGCGGCTCATTTTCGGGCCAAAGCGATCCGACAGAGGCCTTGGCGCATGGTGCGATGATCCTGATTGCGGGCGTATTGCTTGTCACGCCCGGATTTTTCACCGACGCACTGGGATTTGCGCTGCTGACGCCGCCTTTTCGGCGGGCCGCATTCGCCTATTTGCGCAAGCGGGTCAAAGTTCAGAGCTTTAGCACCGGCGCTGCCCCGCGCCGCAGCCAGGATCCGAATACGATTGAGGGCGATTTTACCGAGGTGTCACCCGACGATAAGCCGAGGAAGCCGTCTGGATGGACCAGGGATTGAGGCGCATCCGACGACCTGATAGACCGCTGCGCAAA
It encodes:
- the hslV gene encoding ATP-dependent protease subunit HslV, which translates into the protein MASEQFPGWHGTTIIGVRKGGEVVIAGDGQVSLGQTVIKGTARKVRRLSPGGIDVVAGFAGSTADAFTLLERLETKLEATPGQLQRACVDLAKDWRTDKYLQKLEAMLIVTDGRDLYVITGAGDVLEPEHDVAAIGSGGNYALAAARGMIDTDRDAEAIARAAMAIAADICVYTNGKLTVEKIKG
- the trxA gene encoding thioredoxin: MATVAVTDDTFDAEVKNSDIPVVVDFWAEWCGPCKQIGPALEELSNEMDGKIKVVKVDIDSNQGMASNLGVRGIPALFIFKNGEVVSNLSGAKPKAALQKWIEDAI
- a CDS encoding Smr/MutS family protein; amino-acid sequence: MSRRRLRPDELDLWRQVARTAEPLHPAQARPKATLPVGARPEPPERVGPAPIQHFTVGQTSARGGPSHDVLPGLTDRMQAQPVTMDRKAYDKLKRGKLAPEARIDLHGMTVDRAHGALSGFIMRTHSDGKRLVLVITGKGRRSDAGGPIPVRQGVLRHNVPHWLSLPPLAGLVMQVTNAHNRHGGGGAYYVYLRRPR
- the addA gene encoding double-strand break repair helicase AddA, whose amino-acid sequence is MMQRDDATLAQIAAAQPGRSTWLGANAGSGKTRVLTDRVARLLLNDVDPQHILCLTYTKAAASEMQNRLFKRLGEWAMLDSVKLASALQELGIESRLDDEALRGARRLFARAIEAPGGLKIQTIHSFCASLLRRFPLEAGVSPQFVEMEERTAQLLRTEIVEQIGAGPHAAKLTALAKYHTGETLDELTREIASRAPMFDAPRTEAGLAHALGLRPDVSRRSVEEEVFLGGETGLLGKLVTALASGSPNDIRAAAKLRRISCLDFGALPILEDVFLTKSGKAPFTVSSRTPTKPTRTALGPTMDLIDAWMHRVQDARPKRVALQALNLGIALQDFAQVFLPAYARAKQLRGWLDFDDLILRARALLTRSDVAAWVLFRLDGGIDHILVDEAQDTSPVQWQVIDRLAQEFTAGQGARDGTERTIFVVGDKKQSIYSFQGADPREFDRMQRDFAERLEAAGTPLQSQRLEHSFRSSSAVLDVVDATFRELEASGFAADQSHIPFFPDMPGRVDLWPINPEAPEAEAPPWHAPVDIKAKDDPSVILATQIADNIAHMIETRQPIPDKGGMRPVRAGDFLILVQSRSDIFHEIISACKARNLPIAGADRMKVAAELAVKDLAAVLSFLSTPEDDLSLAIALRSPLIGWDERQLYDLAQGRARKYLWEALRKRAAEFPETMEILNDLRNQADYLRPYDLIERILTRHDGRRRMLARLGAEAEDGIDALLSQALAYEQKAVDSLTGFLVWLETDDLEIKRQMDAAGNLIRVMTVHGAKGLEAPIVILPETGKRKNDVRAQVLDVGGAPLWRAKSGVIPDAQSEVIDRIKLAQSAERDRLLYVAMTRAEKWLIVASAKKPGDSGDSWYEKVAAGLTRMDAVPYRINGADGLRLERGDWTAAPSAPDHSAPPKVAVLPSYFQTHAPIPVDTPKPRSPSDLGGAKALPGDTGLVEEAAMLRGSRIHALLEFLPALPSHSWPGAAAHILPGAPDLDALLDEASRNIASKDLTVLWGAGALPEVGITADLPGLGRLQGVIDRLIVTADTVLIVDFKSNALVPDTPAGCPEGLLRQMGAYAAMAAQVWPERRIDTAILWTRDAILMPIPHDLVSDALHRAAAT
- the hslU gene encoding ATP-dependent protease ATPase subunit HslU, with the translated sequence MTDLTPREIVSELDRFIIGQSDAKRAVAVALRSRWRRRQLPDDLRDEVYPKNILMIGPTGVGKTEISRRLAKLARAPFIKIEATKFTEVGYVGRDVEQIIRDLVDSAIAMIREQMREDVTAAARTAAEERVITAIAGEDAREGTRDLFRKKLKTGELDDTVIELELADNSSPMGMMEIPGQPGGGQMGGVNLGDIFGKAFGGRTVKRKMTVAESYETLIGEEADKLLDDEAVNRAALEAVEQNGIVFLDEIDKVCARHDARGGEVSREGVQRDLLPLIEGTSVSTKHGAVKTDHILFIASGAFHIAKPSDLLPELQGRLPIRVELRALTEEDFVRILTETDNALTRQYTALMGTEEVTVDFTEDGIRALAHIAAEVNASVENIGARRLYTVMERVFEELSFNAPDRGGESVTVDAAFVEKNLGELSRSADLSRYVL
- the mltA gene encoding murein transglycosylase A, which gives rise to MIRAALSAIALAVPFIGPAALAEARYDIVDFADLEGWAADDHASALRVFNETCPDMDDIDWRSLCALAQQNPSARNFFELFFRPVLISEGRPALFTGYFEPELNGALHSGGRYRYPLYREPPESLANDPWISRREIETGETMKNRGLEIAWVDDPVELFFLQIQGSGRVRLPDGRTIRVGYGGSNGHDYRSIGAELVRRGVYNIHQVSAQVIKNWVRRNPVEGAELLLFNPSYVFFRRIDDLAPENGPRGAMNRSITAGRSVAVDPAFVTLGAPVWVEKDGEDPVRRLMIAQDTGSAIKGAQRADLFMGTGDEAGRIAGRMRDSGRMLVLMPIQRAYALAPDAI
- a CDS encoding Tim44/TimA family putative adaptor protein, whose translation is MNSPILQLLVLAGIAVFLILRLRSVLGTRDGHEPAPSSKTGPSPRPHKLEVIEGGPDRDITDHVPEDGETAAALAEMKRAEPSFGVGDFLSGARGAYEMILMAFERGDMEGVKDFLSEDVYASFAEVVADREKQGLTIEAEFIGIRDMTLANASFENSVAEITVKFVGELVSVVRGKDGEIVEGEPSKAKRQKDVWTFERSMGADDPNWRLVATGE
- a CDS encoding MFS transporter, which codes for MQTLTFIRDNARWLAAGVLLTFLSSFGQTFFISIFAGEIREGFGLSHGQWGGIYSLGTTVSAIVMVWAGGLTDIFRVRAIGAVILVMLALACVAMALNPVWWLLPPVIFALRFTGQGMSSHIATVAMARWFIAARGRALSVSILGFSLGEAVLPILFVALMLVMDWHLLWLVAAAIALIGAPILLLLLRQERTPQSHAQSGQSMGMEARYWTRNQTFRHWLFWFMIPSLLGPSAFNTAFFFHQVHIAEVKSLSHVELVAMFPIYTAVSIAAMMLSGWALDKVGTARLIPWMQLPMVAAFVLFAYANGTWGMLVGFLFLGMNTGMNNTLPAAFWAEFYGTRHIGSIKAMAAAVMVLGSAIGPGISGLAIDLGVRIEVQFLWIAVFFVISTVSMAIGVNRAKGLLPGAP
- a CDS encoding FxsA family protein, with amino-acid sequence MWLLIAFMIIPIIEIGLFIQVGGLIGLWPTLAIVILTAILGTWLVRTQGALALSELRGSFSGQSDPTEALAHGAMILIAGVLLVTPGFFTDALGFALLTPPFRRAAFAYLRKRVKVQSFSTGAAPRRSQDPNTIEGDFTEVSPDDKPRKPSGWTRD